One window of Mycoplasma cottewii genomic DNA carries:
- a CDS encoding ribose-phosphate diphosphokinase, with protein sequence MNNNDIYIFGLSSGQKLAKEVCDILGIKEKIAKTTRFADGEILVEAIDSVRGKEIYIIQATSMPVNENLMELLIAIDAFKRGSAEKINVVIPYYGYARQDRKAKGRQPITSRLVADLLSKVGADRVIVFDIHSPQSMGFFDIPMDNFQTSQILANEIVNTIIKEKLDRDKCILVSPDYGGLNRVHKVDSYTTNMTNGIAVIGKRRPEPNKAEVEFVLGDIQGKTCFIIDDMIDTGGTIISGAKALKDNGAKDVYIFACHGLFNGPAKDRMTEAIKQNIVKNVIVTNTIEIPEDRKFEGLRIVSVAGLLADMIKNSQEHHSLTEVYIKNKEEIKRKIEDFIKEGN encoded by the coding sequence ATGAATAATAATGATATATACATTTTCGGTCTTTCTTCAGGACAAAAACTAGCAAAAGAAGTATGTGATATTTTAGGTATCAAAGAAAAGATAGCTAAAACAACTAGATTTGCAGATGGTGAAATTTTAGTAGAAGCAATAGATTCAGTTAGAGGTAAAGAAATTTATATTATTCAAGCTACATCTATGCCTGTAAATGAAAATTTAATGGAATTATTAATTGCAATTGATGCATTTAAACGTGGTAGTGCAGAAAAAATTAATGTTGTTATTCCTTATTATGGATACGCTCGTCAAGATCGTAAAGCAAAAGGAAGACAACCGATTACTTCTAGATTAGTAGCTGATTTATTAAGTAAAGTAGGAGCAGATAGAGTTATTGTATTTGATATTCACTCTCCTCAATCAATGGGATTTTTTGATATACCAATGGATAACTTCCAAACTTCTCAAATTCTAGCTAATGAAATCGTTAATACAATTATTAAAGAAAAATTAGATAGAGATAAATGTATTTTAGTTTCTCCAGATTATGGAGGATTAAACAGAGTTCATAAAGTGGATTCATATACAACAAACATGACTAACGGAATTGCTGTTATTGGTAAAAGACGTCCTGAACCAAATAAAGCTGAAGTTGAATTTGTTTTAGGAGATATTCAAGGTAAAACTTGTTTTATTATCGATGATATGATCGATACTGGTGGAACTATTATTAGCGGGGCTAAAGCTTTAAAAGATAATGGTGCTAAAGATGTTTATATTTTTGCTTGTCACGGATTATTTAATGGTCCAGCTAAAGATAGAATGACTGAAGCTATAAAACAAAATATTGTTAAAAATGTAATTGTAACAAACACTATTGAAATTCCTGAAGATAGAAAATTTGAAGGATTAAGAATTGTATCAGTTGCTGGATTGTTAGCTGATATGATTAAAAACTCACAAGAACATCATTCATTAACTGAAGTTTATATTAAAAATAAAGAAGAAATTAAAAGAAAAATTGAAGACTTTATTAAAGAAGGAAATTAA
- a CDS encoding glycoside hydrolase family 31 protein: MPKPNNVTKEMLEYSFPIKERIFNPKNEYWVTNKVSDIWTNNDTLFIEITFSNFQKATFKIQLLDSNIINLKLSQRQVDECFNDHLNKQINKKAINFTKTDKQIIVHLENDEKLVFNINPFSLMLLDKNNNIKTKTTLRSGYQFFEGFINPNLGIEVDENKTHRFFMSFDIENDEKFYGLGEKFRPLVKNGVESVIWNTDNSCVTNNDLAYNGLPLLYSTNKWGFLVNTGAKTTFEIGSPTTDILSFKVDQDYLDLYLFTNNSLKELVSSYTLLTNRISKVPDIGYGVWLNRLYYHNHEELFEAIQKVKETNYPLDVISLDPKWLKNRYTKSCNFEYNTDAFGDFKKLFEDVKSQGLEMCFWVNPYIQNDGSENSKYLFENDLLVRTANQDYAHPWTGTETYQENNYIIDFSNPKAYNWYKNQIKKLFELGLRFVKPDYGDGLPEDAVLYNGYKSKDFKQYFMYLYVKCCYEAGEEFFGTGRNVVVSRPGYIGTQKFVGKWSGDSVTSFSDLKNHLQAGLSLALAGEVVWGTDIGGFVQSSDFSEDLYNRWTQFGMLNTFSRYHAFGQREPWRFSKEVLDNSIKWARFKKTLLPEFKVWEQESIKKGLPILRPMVLENENNKIARLIDDQYYIGENILICPILKQNSNNRDVFLPDGSWYKLNDKSKEYQGNHLYNFDVDSDDILIFVKSGSVILRFTNGDYNFKNIKDQEIEVDIYGQVDNLEYEFEIDEVLNKIFINNNEFKYESKHKIIFKK; encoded by the coding sequence ATGCCAAAACCAAATAATGTTACTAAAGAAATGTTAGAATATTCATTTCCGATTAAAGAAAGAATCTTTAATCCTAAAAACGAATATTGAGTAACTAATAAAGTTTCTGATATTTGAACAAATAATGATACTTTATTTATAGAAATAACTTTTTCTAATTTTCAAAAAGCTACTTTTAAAATACAACTTTTAGATTCAAATATTATTAATCTTAAACTTTCACAAAGACAAGTTGATGAATGTTTTAATGATCATTTAAATAAACAAATAAATAAAAAAGCTATTAATTTCACTAAAACAGATAAACAAATTATTGTTCATTTAGAAAATGATGAAAAATTAGTTTTTAACATCAATCCTTTCTCATTAATGTTGTTAGATAAAAATAATAATATTAAAACTAAAACAACATTAAGAAGTGGATATCAATTCTTTGAAGGATTTATTAATCCTAATTTAGGAATAGAAGTAGATGAAAATAAAACTCATAGATTCTTTATGTCATTTGATATTGAAAATGATGAAAAATTCTATGGACTTGGTGAAAAATTTAGACCTTTAGTTAAAAATGGAGTTGAATCAGTAATATGAAATACAGATAACTCTTGTGTAACTAATAACGATCTAGCTTACAATGGTTTACCTTTATTATATTCAACTAATAAGTGAGGATTTTTAGTTAATACAGGTGCTAAAACTACATTTGAAATAGGTTCACCAACTACTGATATATTATCTTTTAAAGTAGATCAAGATTATTTAGATTTATATTTATTTACTAATAATAGTTTAAAAGAATTAGTATCAAGCTATACATTATTAACTAATAGAATTTCAAAAGTTCCTGATATTGGTTATGGAGTTTGATTAAATAGACTTTATTATCATAACCATGAAGAATTATTTGAAGCAATTCAAAAAGTAAAAGAAACAAATTACCCATTAGATGTTATAAGTTTAGATCCTAAATGACTAAAAAATAGATATACAAAAAGTTGTAATTTTGAATATAATACTGATGCATTTGGTGATTTTAAAAAATTATTTGAAGATGTAAAATCACAAGGTTTAGAAATGTGTTTTTGAGTTAATCCATATATTCAAAATGATGGATCAGAAAACTCTAAATATTTATTTGAAAATGATTTATTAGTTAGAACAGCAAATCAAGATTATGCTCATCCTTGAACAGGAACAGAAACTTATCAAGAAAATAACTATATAATAGATTTTTCTAATCCAAAAGCCTACAACTGATATAAAAATCAAATTAAAAAATTATTTGAATTAGGATTACGATTTGTGAAACCAGATTATGGTGATGGTTTACCTGAAGACGCAGTTTTATATAATGGTTATAAATCTAAAGATTTCAAACAATACTTTATGTATTTATATGTAAAATGTTGTTATGAAGCTGGTGAAGAATTCTTTGGAACTGGTAGAAATGTAGTTGTTAGCCGTCCTGGATACATCGGAACTCAAAAATTTGTTGGTAAATGATCTGGAGATAGTGTTACAAGTTTTAGTGATTTAAAAAATCACTTACAAGCAGGATTATCATTAGCATTAGCTGGTGAAGTTGTTTGAGGAACAGATATAGGTGGATTTGTTCAGTCAAGTGATTTTAGTGAAGATTTATATAACCGTTGAACACAATTTGGAATGTTAAACACTTTTTCTAGATACCATGCTTTCGGACAAAGAGAACCTTGAAGATTTAGTAAAGAAGTTTTAGATAACTCTATTAAATGAGCTAGATTCAAAAAAACTTTACTACCAGAATTTAAAGTATGAGAACAAGAATCAATTAAAAAAGGTCTACCAATATTAAGACCAATGGTTTTAGAAAATGAAAATAATAAAATAGCTAGATTAATTGATGATCAATATTATATTGGAGAAAACATTTTAATATGTCCTATATTAAAGCAAAACTCTAATAATAGAGATGTATTTTTACCAGATGGTTCTTGATACAAGTTAAACGACAAATCAAAAGAATATCAAGGAAATCATTTATATAATTTTGATGTTGATTCAGATGATATATTAATCTTTGTTAAAAGCGGTTCAGTAATATTAAGATTTACTAATGGTGATTACAATTTTAAAAATATTAAAGATCAAGAAATTGAAGTAGATATTTACGGCCAAGTTGACAATCTTGAATACGAATTTGAAATTGATGAAGTTTTAAATAAAATTTTTATTAACAATAATGAATTTAAATATGAATCAAAACATAAAATTATTTTTAAGAAATAA
- the pth gene encoding aminoacyl-tRNA hydrolase: MKLIVALGNPGREYEITRHNAAWIAVDILLEKYGYNSVKQEFNAQVYTSIINNQKVLFVKPLTYMNNSGIAVSQIMHYYKISIKDLIVIHDDKDLNVERIQFKKSGSAAGHNGIKSIIQHLSTQDFYRLRIGINPPAAGWKIVDWVLSKFSNDEILSIKNTISQKSDFINDFVDDNKTFLQIMNKYN, encoded by the coding sequence ATGAAATTAATTGTAGCATTAGGTAACCCTGGTAGAGAGTATGAAATAACTAGACATAATGCCGCTTGAATAGCTGTTGATATATTATTAGAAAAATATGGATATAATTCTGTTAAACAAGAATTTAATGCTCAAGTATATACTAGTATTATTAATAATCAAAAAGTTTTATTTGTTAAGCCTTTAACATATATGAATAATTCAGGAATAGCTGTATCTCAAATTATGCATTATTACAAAATTAGTATTAAAGATTTAATAGTGATTCATGATGATAAAGATTTAAATGTTGAAAGAATTCAATTTAAAAAATCTGGATCTGCAGCTGGACATAATGGAATTAAATCTATTATTCAACATCTTTCTACTCAAGATTTTTATAGATTAAGAATTGGAATAAACCCCCCAGCTGCTGGATGAAAAATAGTTGATTGAGTGTTGTCTAAATTTAGTAATGATGAAATTTTATCTATTAAAAATACTATTAGTCAAAAATCAGATTTTATTAATGATTTTGTAGATGATAATAAAACTTTTTTACAAATCATGAATAAGTATAATTAA
- a CDS encoding L-lactate dehydrogenase, with translation MKETSKKVVLVGAGAVGCSFLYAAINQGLAQHYVLIDAFKDTAEGNALDLLDALVVMPNSFSSIKAGNFEDCKDADLIVITAGRPQKPDETRLYMVEGNAKIMKSIANEIKKSGFNGITIVASNPVDIATHVYQKVTGFDPHKVIGSGTTLDSARLKRLLGEKLNVNPSSIDAYLLGEHGDSSVAIWSKANICDKPISDYIKTNKISQKELEEIEKEAIMMAYKIIHLKHATFYGIGACLARIATAVLKDEKVCLAVGAQLNGEYKNSGLYTGVPAIVGANGWEKIIQWDINKKEQARFDSSCETLRKTIDSIKNIIDK, from the coding sequence ATGAAAGAAACTTCAAAAAAAGTAGTGCTAGTTGGAGCAGGAGCGGTTGGATGTTCATTCTTGTATGCTGCTATTAATCAAGGACTAGCTCAACATTACGTTTTAATTGATGCATTTAAAGATACAGCAGAAGGTAATGCATTAGATCTATTAGATGCTTTAGTAGTTATGCCTAACTCTTTTAGTTCTATTAAAGCTGGTAATTTCGAAGATTGTAAAGATGCAGATCTTATTGTAATTACAGCAGGACGTCCACAAAAACCAGATGAAACTAGATTATATATGGTTGAAGGAAATGCCAAAATCATGAAATCTATTGCTAATGAAATTAAAAAATCTGGTTTTAATGGTATTACAATTGTCGCTTCAAATCCTGTTGATATAGCAACACATGTATATCAAAAAGTTACAGGATTTGATCCACACAAAGTTATCGGTTCTGGTACTACATTAGATTCAGCAAGATTAAAAAGATTATTAGGTGAAAAACTAAATGTTAATCCTTCATCAATTGATGCATACTTATTAGGTGAACACGGAGATTCATCAGTTGCTATTTGATCTAAAGCAAATATTTGCGATAAACCAATATCTGATTACATAAAAACAAATAAAATTTCTCAAAAAGAATTAGAAGAAATAGAAAAAGAAGCAATTATGATGGCTTATAAAATTATTCATTTAAAGCACGCAACATTTTATGGAATCGGTGCTTGTTTAGCTAGAATTGCTACAGCTGTTTTAAAAGATGAAAAGGTTTGTTTAGCAGTTGGTGCACAATTAAATGGTGAATATAAAAATAGTGGATTATACACAGGAGTTCCTGCTATAGTTGGAGCAAATGGATGAGAAAAAATCATTCAATGAGACATCAACAAAAAAGAACAAGCTAGATTTGATTCTTCGTGTGAAACTCTAAGAAAAACAATTGATTCAATTAAAAATATCATTGATAAATAA
- a CDS encoding PTS transporter subunit EIIC produces the protein MKKILDFKATRQSNIHAFFSKFSKSILTFVALLPAAGLTIILGKIIGPLGLGNIKSTAAVFNQIGSVIENVGWAAFTHMGLLFAVAIGGAWAKNRYGGSFAAAFAYFVLLAVGANMFVTRQAEDGSGIEFLNYILGRWEKQDIFFGPQEGVLSIRYDAMGGIGMGFIGAMIYNKFYNFNKLPNALSFFNGSRFVPFMVIIIVLPLSVIIGLFWPLVQTGINILGNLFVKEQKIKFLMPFLYGSSERLLLPFGLHHMITIPMNYSALGGTVDFTSVSQFSNTTPENAKIIAEFFASRDASVITNLKAEGQEKIWLSWVTALGQVKSEWADYAKANSLSLSMQDTFKVVLESVTPVRFKVGQMITSNGSLIGAGVGMWLAVPKDKRTKYTSIYVSAMLSCLLTGVTEPIEFIFMFSAPILYVIHAILSGLAFGLSDFIPMRIHAFGGIETIVKYLFVFGPLSIRGIGLEGILWIQGLWLLLVTIAFAGIYFVVFYSFSKLFKPAIPGFTSIEENEKTISKQNISIDSSTKISETETTISDTIVQLLGGYDNLEDVDACMTRLRVKIKDRSKVEDKFKELTNAFGVLDRGNSLQIVYGPKADIYKNEIIEKMEDYNNAKTK, from the coding sequence ATGAAAAAAATTTTAGATTTCAAAGCGACTAGACAAAGCAACATTCATGCATTTTTTTCAAAATTTTCTAAATCTATTTTAACGTTTGTTGCTTTACTTCCTGCTGCCGGACTAACAATTATTTTAGGTAAAATAATTGGACCTTTAGGTCTGGGAAATATTAAATCAACAGCAGCTGTTTTCAATCAAATCGGTTCAGTTATTGAAAACGTTGGATGAGCTGCTTTCACTCACATGGGTCTATTATTTGCTGTTGCCATAGGTGGAGCATGAGCAAAAAATAGATACGGTGGATCATTTGCTGCAGCATTTGCATACTTTGTTTTACTTGCTGTTGGAGCAAATATGTTTGTAACAAGACAAGCTGAAGATGGTAGTGGTATAGAGTTCTTAAACTACATCTTAGGTAGATGAGAAAAACAAGATATATTCTTTGGTCCACAAGAAGGGGTTTTATCTATTAGATACGATGCTATGGGTGGAATTGGTATGGGATTTATTGGTGCTATGATTTACAACAAGTTCTACAATTTCAATAAATTACCTAATGCATTATCATTCTTTAATGGTTCAAGATTTGTTCCATTTATGGTTATCATAATAGTATTGCCTTTATCAGTTATTATCGGTTTATTCTGACCTCTTGTTCAAACTGGTATCAATATATTAGGAAACTTATTTGTTAAAGAACAAAAAATTAAATTCTTAATGCCTTTCTTATATGGTTCATCAGAAAGATTATTATTACCATTTGGTTTACATCATATGATAACTATTCCTATGAACTATAGTGCACTTGGAGGAACAGTTGACTTTACTAGTGTTAGTCAATTTAGTAATACAACTCCAGAAAATGCAAAAATAATTGCTGAATTCTTTGCTTCTAGAGATGCAAGTGTGATTACAAATCTAAAAGCTGAAGGACAAGAAAAAATTTGATTAAGTTGAGTTACTGCTCTAGGTCAAGTTAAAAGCGAATGAGCTGATTATGCAAAAGCTAATTCATTATCATTATCAATGCAAGACACTTTTAAAGTTGTTTTAGAATCTGTTACACCTGTTAGATTTAAAGTTGGTCAAATGATAACTTCAAATGGTTCATTAATTGGAGCAGGTGTTGGAATGTGATTAGCAGTTCCAAAAGATAAACGTACAAAATATACATCAATTTATGTATCAGCAATGCTTTCATGTTTATTAACTGGTGTTACTGAACCTATTGAATTTATCTTTATGTTCTCTGCACCAATTCTATATGTGATTCATGCTATTTTATCAGGATTAGCATTTGGTTTAAGTGATTTTATTCCTATGAGAATTCATGCATTTGGTGGAATTGAAACAATTGTTAAATATCTATTTGTATTTGGACCTCTTTCAATTAGAGGTATTGGATTAGAAGGAATATTATGAATCCAAGGACTATGATTATTATTAGTTACTATCGCATTTGCTGGAATTTATTTTGTTGTATTCTATTCATTCTCAAAATTATTCAAACCTGCAATTCCTGGATTTACAAGTATTGAAGAAAATGAAAAAACTATTTCTAAACAAAACATTTCAATTGATAGTTCAACGAAAATAAGTGAAACTGAAACAACAATATCTGATACTATTGTTCAACTTCTAGGTGGATATGATAACTTAGAAGATGTTGATGCATGTATGACCAGATTAAGAGTTAAAATTAAAGATAGATCAAAAGTTGAAGATAAATTTAAAGAATTAACTAACGCTTTTGGAGTTCTTGACAGAGGTAATTCACTTCAAATAGTTTATGGACCTAAAGCAGATATTTATAAAAATGAAATTATAGAGAAAATGGAAGACTACAACAATGCCAAAACCAAATAA
- a CDS encoding GxxExxY protein, producing MQIAWSDVLILDEYQDISTEISEMLWIIKEQNPHIQIVAVGDLDQKIYDNTSLDVSKFISSFINNHKKIYFTNSFRMPKDHAKELGKVWNKKINGVNKDCKISCMTSTEVVDFLATKDPKDILCLGSRSGVINDVLNKLETNYSDKFNKKTVYASIKDSDQNLTPKHDSAIFTTFDSSKGLEKPICVVFDFELNYWFIRLMQEDSKYEILRNIFCVAASRGKEHIVFVNDVNEKLTSKILIESKEFKENLEESLCKPPFRISEMFDHKYEEDINDCYEMLEIEKVESSDKSEIKIKANDGLIDISPCIGIYQEASYFKDYNINLEIEQYIESGKEKTIKVTQKEYKKFKKERKPGQNTLFYFSSNKTTKIYNTSWNTLYNRIWRTINSYKLSEILSKKEQIQQPCYLSLGFYKNDHPIEALGYADVVKNDTVIELKFVNEVTWTHFLQTACYMVALGLKKGVLWNVRNNEFYRIKINNEEEFKKQVAKTITKRRNK from the coding sequence GAGTGATGTGTTAATTCTTGATGAGTATCAAGATATTTCAACTGAAATTAGTGAAATGTTATGAATTATTAAAGAACAAAATCCACACATTCAAATAGTTGCAGTTGGAGATTTAGATCAAAAAATTTATGACAATACTTCACTTGATGTTTCAAAATTTATTAGTAGTTTTATAAATAATCATAAAAAAATATATTTCACAAATTCATTTAGAATGCCTAAAGATCATGCAAAAGAGTTAGGTAAAGTTTGAAATAAAAAAATAAATGGTGTTAATAAAGATTGTAAAATCTCTTGCATGACTTCAACAGAAGTTGTTGATTTTTTAGCAACAAAAGATCCAAAAGACATATTATGTTTAGGTTCTAGATCTGGAGTTATTAATGATGTTTTAAACAAGTTGGAAACGAATTACAGTGATAAATTTAACAAAAAAACTGTTTATGCAAGTATAAAAGATAGTGATCAAAATTTAACACCTAAACATGACTCAGCGATATTTACTACATTCGATTCATCTAAAGGTTTAGAAAAACCTATTTGTGTAGTTTTTGACTTTGAATTAAATTACTGATTTATAAGATTAATGCAAGAAGATTCTAAATACGAAATTTTAAGAAACATTTTTTGTGTTGCAGCAAGCAGAGGTAAAGAACATATAGTATTTGTTAATGACGTTAATGAAAAACTGACTTCAAAAATACTAATTGAAAGCAAAGAATTTAAAGAAAATCTAGAAGAATCTTTATGTAAACCTCCATTTAGAATATCAGAAATGTTTGATCATAAATATGAAGAAGATATAAACGATTGTTACGAAATGTTAGAAATTGAAAAAGTAGAATCATCAGATAAAAGTGAGATAAAAATTAAAGCAAATGACGGACTTATAGATATATCTCCTTGTATAGGTATTTATCAAGAAGCTTCGTATTTTAAAGACTATAACATTAATTTAGAAATAGAACAATATATAGAATCTGGTAAAGAAAAGACTATAAAAGTTACACAAAAAGAATATAAAAAATTTAAAAAAGAAAGGAAACCGGGACAAAATACTTTATTTTATTTTTCTTCAAACAAAACAACAAAGATATATAACACAAGTTGAAACACCTTATATAACAGAATCTGAAGAACAATTAATTCATATAAGTTGTCGGAGATTCTTTCAAAAAAAGAACAAATTCAGCAACCTTGCTATTTATCACTAGGATTTTATAAAAATGATCACCCAATAGAAGCTTTGGGGTATGCAGATGTTGTTAAAAATGATACAGTTATTGAATTAAAGTTTGTTAATGAAGTTACATGAACACATTTCTTACAAACAGCTTGCTACATGGTTGCTTTAGGATTAAAAAAAGGTGTGTTATGAAACGTTAGAAATAATGAATTTTATAGAATAAAAATCAATAATGAAGAAGAATTTAAAAAACAAGTTGCAAAAACTATTACTAAAAGAAGAAATAAATAA